The following proteins come from a genomic window of Geminicoccaceae bacterium SCSIO 64248:
- a CDS encoding dihydrodipicolinate synthase family protein, whose translation MTDRLWVPLLGHYREGEGGAVLDPARMAAHIGFIRKDVRQFLLAGSTGDGWEFGWETMKDVIALSRRQDLFGGTRILFGALRASTDDVVGWARAIEADIRENGCPAGSYEGLAVCPPIDPDAGQDRILDHYRRVIDATESPIAVYQLPQVTGCSIAPDTMRTLAREERVTMFKDTSGADTVADAGVDGVVLVRGAEGGYVEALKPHGPYDGWLLSTGNAFGSPLRRMMELAEAGDDERARHLSAIVGRMVEALFAEAAKLPFGNPFSNANRAVDHLWAHGADWRSHEAPLTASGNRLPRALLEAAEDLAGRFPALPARGYLAA comes from the coding sequence ATGACGGATCGGCTTTGGGTTCCTCTTCTCGGCCATTATCGGGAAGGCGAAGGAGGCGCGGTCCTCGATCCGGCGCGCATGGCGGCTCATATCGGCTTCATCCGCAAGGACGTCCGCCAGTTCCTCCTGGCCGGCTCGACCGGGGACGGCTGGGAGTTCGGCTGGGAGACGATGAAGGACGTCATCGCCCTGTCGCGCCGCCAGGACCTGTTCGGCGGCACGCGCATCCTGTTCGGCGCGCTTCGCGCCTCGACCGACGACGTCGTCGGCTGGGCCCGCGCGATCGAGGCCGACATCCGTGAGAACGGCTGTCCCGCCGGTTCCTACGAAGGGCTCGCGGTCTGTCCGCCGATCGATCCGGACGCCGGCCAGGACAGGATCCTCGATCACTACCGCCGCGTGATCGACGCGACCGAGAGCCCGATCGCGGTCTACCAGCTGCCGCAGGTCACCGGCTGCTCGATTGCGCCCGACACGATGCGCACCCTCGCTCGCGAAGAGCGGGTCACCATGTTCAAGGACACGAGCGGCGCGGATACCGTCGCGGACGCGGGCGTGGACGGCGTCGTCCTGGTCCGCGGCGCCGAGGGCGGCTATGTCGAGGCGCTCAAGCCGCACGGCCCCTATGACGGCTGGCTGCTCAGCACCGGCAACGCGTTCGGCTCGCCGCTGCGGCGCATGATGGAGCTGGCGGAGGCGGGCGATGACGAGCGGGCCCGTCACCTCTCGGCGATCGTCGGCCGCATGGTCGAGGCCCTGTTCGCCGAGGCGGCCAAGCTGCCTTTCGGCAACCCCTTCTCGAACGCGAATCGGGCGGTCGATCACCTCTGGGCCCACGGTGCCGATTGGCGGTCGCACGAGGCGCCGCTGACGGCGTCCGGCAACCGGCTGCCGCGCGCGCTGCTCGAAGCGGCGGAGGATCTGGCCGGCCGCTTTCCGGCGCTCCCTGCTCGAGGCTACCTCGCGGCATAA
- a CDS encoding GntR family transcriptional regulator, with protein MSSLRAMPVRDRSRHAAPQVFDHLRERICSLELAPGTVLSRQALQDQFGLSSTPIRDALLRLQEEALVEIFPQHATVVSPIDLRLARQAQFLRVSVEQELVRRLAATPDERLVARMRAIIAMQQSLVAQNAFDEFVGTDQHFHRLLYEAAEVPDLWFLIRRQSGHIDRLRRLHLPMGNKGAQIVDDHTAIVEAIAGGNPSAAQDALREHLSRSLALSGELKERFPTYFRH; from the coding sequence ATGTCGAGCCTGAGAGCCATGCCGGTCCGCGACCGCTCACGCCATGCGGCGCCGCAGGTGTTCGACCATCTTCGCGAGCGCATATGCTCGCTCGAGCTCGCGCCGGGCACGGTCCTCTCGCGCCAGGCGCTGCAGGACCAGTTCGGCCTCAGCTCGACGCCGATCCGCGACGCCCTGCTCCGCCTGCAGGAGGAGGCGCTGGTCGAGATCTTCCCGCAGCACGCCACGGTGGTCAGCCCGATCGACCTCCGGCTCGCGCGTCAGGCGCAGTTCCTGCGCGTCTCGGTCGAGCAGGAGTTGGTCCGCCGCCTCGCCGCCACGCCGGACGAGCGCCTGGTCGCCCGGATGCGCGCGATCATCGCGATGCAGCAATCCCTGGTCGCGCAGAACGCGTTCGACGAGTTCGTCGGCACCGACCAGCACTTCCACCGCCTGCTCTACGAGGCGGCCGAGGTGCCGGATCTCTGGTTCCTCATCCGGCGGCAGAGCGGTCACATCGACCGGCTGCGTCGGCTGCATCTGCCCATGGGCAACAAGGGCGCGCAGATCGTCGACGATCATACCGCGATCGTCGAGGCGATCGCGGGCGGGAATCCCTCCGCGGCGCAGGATGCGTTGCGCGAGCACCTGTCGCGCTCGCTGGCCCTCAGCGGCGAGCTGAAGGAACGCTTCCCGACCTATTTCCGGCATTGA
- the araD gene encoding L-arabinonate dehydratase, whose amino-acid sequence MATRKTPADLRSARWFAPDDLRSFGHRSRAMQMGYAPEDWVGKPVIAILNTWSDAQPCHAHFKQRVEDVKRGIFQAGGFPMELPALSLSESYVKPTTMLYRNLLAMDAEELLRSHPVDGVVLMGGCDKTTPALLLGATSANLPAIFMPAGPMLRGNWKGKVLGSGSDAWKYWDDRRAGVIDDQQWVEVEAGIARSYGHCMTMGTASTMTSIAEAIGMTLPGASSIPAADANHIRMASATGRRIVDMVWEDLTPDKIQTQQAFLNGITVAMAMGCSTNAVIHVLAQARRAGCSIGLEDFDRLSREVAVVANVRPSGDLYLMEDFYYAGGLPALMTRIRDHLHLDALTVSGRTLGENIEGAEVYNDDVIRTIETAIYAEGALALLKGNLAPDGCVIKPSACEPRLRKHSGPALVFDDYPSMKAAIDRDDLDVTPDHVLILRNAGPQGGPGMPEWGMLPIPKKLVKQGVRDMLRISDARMSGTSYGACILHVSPEAYIGGPLALVQTGDIVSVDVAARSIRMEVSDEELARRRAVLPAPEPRYERGYGWMFTRHIRQAHEGCDFDFLETGFGAPVREPDIF is encoded by the coding sequence GTGGCAACACGGAAAACGCCTGCCGATCTGCGGAGCGCGCGCTGGTTCGCCCCGGACGATCTGCGCTCGTTCGGCCACCGCTCGCGCGCCATGCAGATGGGCTACGCGCCGGAGGACTGGGTCGGCAAGCCGGTCATCGCGATCCTGAACACCTGGTCGGACGCGCAGCCGTGCCACGCGCATTTCAAGCAGCGCGTCGAGGACGTGAAGCGCGGCATCTTCCAGGCCGGCGGCTTTCCTATGGAACTGCCGGCGCTGTCCCTGTCCGAGAGCTACGTCAAGCCGACGACCATGCTCTACCGCAACCTGCTCGCCATGGACGCCGAGGAGCTGCTGCGTTCGCACCCGGTCGACGGCGTCGTCCTCATGGGCGGTTGCGACAAGACCACGCCCGCCTTGCTGCTGGGCGCCACGAGCGCGAACCTGCCGGCCATCTTCATGCCGGCCGGCCCGATGCTGCGCGGCAACTGGAAGGGCAAGGTCCTGGGCTCGGGCTCGGATGCCTGGAAGTACTGGGACGACCGGCGTGCGGGCGTGATCGACGACCAGCAATGGGTCGAGGTCGAGGCCGGCATCGCGCGCAGCTACGGTCATTGCATGACCATGGGCACGGCCAGCACCATGACGTCGATCGCCGAGGCGATCGGCATGACGCTGCCTGGCGCATCCTCGATCCCCGCTGCGGATGCCAACCACATCCGCATGGCATCGGCCACGGGACGGCGCATCGTCGACATGGTCTGGGAAGACCTCACGCCCGACAAAATCCAGACCCAGCAGGCCTTCCTGAACGGCATCACCGTCGCGATGGCCATGGGCTGCTCGACCAACGCGGTGATCCACGTCCTGGCGCAGGCGCGTCGCGCGGGATGCTCGATCGGGCTCGAGGACTTCGACCGTCTCAGCCGCGAGGTCGCGGTGGTCGCGAACGTCCGGCCGAGCGGCGACCTCTACCTCATGGAAGATTTCTACTACGCCGGCGGGCTGCCGGCCCTGATGACCCGCATCCGCGATCATCTCCATCTCGATGCGCTGACCGTCAGCGGCCGCACGCTGGGCGAGAACATCGAGGGGGCGGAGGTCTACAACGACGACGTCATCCGCACGATCGAGACCGCGATCTACGCCGAGGGCGCGCTCGCGCTGCTCAAGGGCAACCTCGCGCCGGACGGCTGCGTCATCAAGCCGTCGGCGTGCGAGCCGCGCCTGCGCAAGCATTCCGGCCCGGCCCTGGTGTTCGACGACTATCCCAGCATGAAGGCCGCGATCGACCGCGACGACCTCGACGTCACCCCGGACCACGTGCTCATCCTGCGCAACGCCGGTCCCCAGGGCGGCCCGGGCATGCCGGAATGGGGCATGCTGCCGATTCCGAAGAAGCTGGTGAAGCAGGGCGTGCGCGACATGCTGCGCATCTCGGACGCGCGCATGAGCGGCACGAGCTATGGCGCCTGCATCCTGCACGTCTCGCCCGAGGCCTATATCGGCGGTCCGCTGGCGCTCGTGCAGACCGGCGACATCGTCTCGGTCGACGTCGCCGCCCGCTCGATCCGCATGGAGGTCTCGGACGAGGAACTGGCCAGGCGGCGCGCCGTCCTGCCCGCGCCCGAGCCGCGCTACGAGCGGGGCTATGGCTGGATGTTCACCCGCCACATCCGCCAGGCGCACGAAGGCTGCGACTTCGACTTCCTGGAGACCGGCTTCGGCGCGCCCGTTCGCGAGCCCGACATCTTCTGA
- a CDS encoding ribonuclease activity regulator RraA — protein MTSVSAETLAKLKTVSTATLCTALFKRGLRNQFIQGVERINPQAGPMVGPAFTLRYIPAREDLNPLSVFQNPAHPQRKAVEDCPEGAVFVIDSRKDPRAASAGSILVSRLMKRGVAGIVTDGGFRDTPDIAELAIPAYHNRPSAPTNLTLHQAIEINGPIGCGDVAVFPGDIVVGDGEGVVIVPADLAAEVADEAVEMTAFEDFVTEEVLGGRSIIGLYPATQEKTREDFAAWRKAKGR, from the coding sequence ATGACAAGCGTCAGCGCCGAGACCCTGGCCAAGCTGAAGACCGTGAGCACGGCCACCCTGTGCACCGCTCTCTTCAAGCGCGGCCTGCGCAACCAGTTCATCCAGGGCGTCGAGCGGATCAACCCGCAGGCCGGGCCGATGGTCGGGCCCGCCTTCACCTTGCGCTACATCCCGGCGCGCGAGGATCTGAACCCGCTCAGCGTGTTCCAGAACCCGGCCCATCCGCAGCGCAAGGCGGTCGAGGACTGCCCGGAAGGGGCGGTGTTCGTCATCGACAGCCGCAAGGATCCGCGCGCGGCCTCGGCCGGCTCGATCCTGGTGTCGCGCCTGATGAAGCGCGGCGTCGCCGGCATCGTGACCGATGGCGGCTTCCGCGACACGCCCGACATCGCCGAGCTGGCGATCCCGGCCTATCACAACCGGCCGTCGGCGCCGACCAACCTGACCCTGCACCAGGCGATCGAGATCAACGGTCCGATCGGCTGCGGCGACGTCGCGGTCTTTCCCGGCGACATCGTCGTGGGCGACGGCGAGGGAGTCGTCATCGTCCCCGCCGATCTCGCCGCGGAGGTCGCCGACGAGGCCGTCGAGATGACCGCCTTCGAGGATTTCGTCACCGAGGAGGTCCTGGGCGGCCGCTCGATCATCGGCCTCTACCCGGCGACGCAGGAGAAGACGCGTGAGGATTTCGCCGCCTGGCGCAAGGCCAAGGGCCGCTGA
- a CDS encoding ABC transporter substrate-binding protein codes for MSWERSVILAAVGMAAIGLSLPAQAQDNTGVTIVLPEQPDNLEPCQSIRANIGRIINQNINETLTIITPEDGTVVPHLATSWEQVDDLTWRFHLQEGVTFQDGAAFDADAVIFSINRLMSPDLTCDSRSKFGSVTLTPTAVDPYTVEIKTDRPIPIFPTMMGMVMIVSPNTPTDRPINDPVGTGPYRLVEFTPETVVLERFDDYWGETPPITEATYVWRTESALRAAMVETGEADLTPAIAVQDVSNPDTDFAYLNSETTRMRIDAQMPPLDDVRVRKALNLAIDWDALGEAVFGEDVLRATQMVVPGIVGHNTDIQPWGYDPDEAERLLEEAEADGVAVDTPITLIGRSGFFPNSNESLEAMMAMWSEVGFNMELRVLDAADWVRYLDKPFPEERGANLFQQQHDNNTGDAAFTAFVMYHSNGQYSTIAVPEVDRVIEQANAATGEERQKLFQEAFKAVHDDVVADVPMFHMVGYTRVGSRLDWRPSISTNSEIRISQIKLKQ; via the coding sequence ATGAGCTGGGAACGGAGCGTGATACTCGCGGCCGTCGGCATGGCCGCCATCGGCCTGAGCCTGCCGGCACAGGCACAGGACAATACCGGCGTCACGATCGTGCTGCCGGAGCAGCCGGACAATCTGGAGCCGTGCCAGTCGATCCGCGCCAATATCGGCCGGATCATCAACCAGAACATCAACGAGACGCTGACCATCATCACGCCGGAAGACGGCACGGTGGTGCCCCATCTGGCGACCTCGTGGGAGCAGGTCGACGACCTGACCTGGCGCTTCCACCTGCAGGAAGGCGTCACGTTCCAGGACGGCGCCGCGTTCGACGCCGACGCCGTGATCTTCTCGATCAATCGCCTGATGAGTCCCGATCTCACCTGCGACAGCCGCTCGAAGTTCGGCTCGGTCACGCTCACCCCGACCGCGGTCGATCCGTACACGGTGGAGATCAAGACCGACCGCCCCATCCCGATCTTTCCGACCATGATGGGCATGGTCATGATCGTCTCGCCGAACACGCCGACCGACCGGCCGATCAACGATCCCGTCGGGACGGGCCCGTACCGGCTCGTGGAGTTCACGCCGGAAACCGTCGTGCTCGAGCGTTTCGACGACTATTGGGGCGAGACGCCGCCGATCACCGAGGCGACCTATGTCTGGCGGACCGAGTCGGCCTTGCGCGCCGCCATGGTCGAGACCGGCGAGGCCGACCTTACTCCGGCGATCGCGGTTCAGGACGTCTCCAATCCCGACACCGACTTCGCCTATCTGAACTCCGAGACCACGCGCATGCGCATCGACGCGCAGATGCCGCCGCTCGACGACGTGCGCGTGCGCAAGGCGCTCAACCTCGCGATCGACTGGGACGCGCTCGGCGAGGCTGTGTTCGGCGAGGACGTCCTGCGCGCGACGCAGATGGTCGTGCCCGGCATCGTCGGCCACAACACGGACATCCAGCCCTGGGGCTACGATCCCGACGAGGCAGAGCGCCTGCTGGAGGAGGCGGAAGCCGACGGCGTCGCCGTCGACACGCCGATCACGCTGATCGGCCGGTCGGGCTTCTTCCCGAACAGCAACGAGTCGCTCGAAGCCATGATGGCGATGTGGAGCGAGGTCGGCTTCAACATGGAGCTGCGCGTGCTCGATGCCGCCGACTGGGTGCGCTATCTCGACAAGCCCTTCCCTGAAGAGCGCGGCGCCAACCTCTTCCAGCAGCAGCACGACAACAACACGGGCGACGCCGCTTTCACGGCCTTCGTCATGTACCACTCGAACGGCCAGTACTCGACCATCGCCGTGCCCGAGGTCGATCGCGTGATCGAGCAGGCGAACGCCGCGACCGGCGAGGAGCGCCAGAAGCTGTTCCAGGAAGCGTTCAAGGCGGTCCATGACGACGTCGTCGCCGATGTGCCGATGTTCCACATGGTGGGATACACCCGCGTCGGGTCGCGGCTCGACTGGCGTCCCAGCATCAGCACGAACAGCGAGATCCGCATCTCGCAGATCAAGCTGAAGCAATGA
- a CDS encoding ABC transporter permease, which yields MASYLINRALHSIVSVLGLLVLVFFLARLTGDPSYLFLPLDASPEARQEFAQLHGFDQPLYIQFFTYLGDLLHLDFGTSMRQNRSAMEVALEAFPNTLQLAVIAIGLAVVLAIVVGSLSAARPGGLFDRIAGLFSLMGASAPDFWIAIVAILVFAVGFGLLPTSGTGTPLHWIMPIAVLTLRPFGLLVQVVRGSMITALASPYVKTARAKGVGDRSIIFVHALRNSMLPVVTVAGDLAAGLVNGAVVVETVFGWPGIGKLMIDAILQRDFAVVQSTILVTAIAIFLLNIAIDLIYAVLDPRIRYQTS from the coding sequence GTGGCGAGCTACCTCATCAACCGCGCGCTGCACAGCATCGTGTCCGTCCTGGGCCTGCTCGTGCTCGTGTTCTTCCTGGCTCGCTTGACCGGCGATCCGTCCTATCTGTTCCTGCCGCTCGACGCCTCGCCCGAGGCACGCCAGGAATTCGCGCAGCTGCACGGCTTCGACCAGCCGCTCTACATCCAGTTCTTCACCTATCTGGGCGATCTGCTGCATCTCGATTTCGGCACGTCGATGCGCCAGAACCGCTCGGCAATGGAGGTGGCGCTCGAAGCGTTCCCGAACACGCTCCAGCTCGCCGTGATCGCGATCGGACTGGCGGTCGTGCTCGCCATCGTGGTCGGCTCGCTGTCGGCCGCGCGCCCGGGCGGGCTGTTCGACCGGATCGCGGGTCTGTTCTCGCTGATGGGGGCGAGCGCGCCCGATTTCTGGATCGCGATCGTCGCCATCCTGGTGTTCGCCGTCGGGTTCGGCCTTCTGCCGACCTCGGGCACCGGGACGCCGCTGCACTGGATCATGCCGATCGCCGTGCTGACGCTCAGGCCGTTCGGCCTGCTCGTCCAGGTCGTGCGCGGCAGCATGATCACCGCGCTCGCGTCGCCTTACGTCAAGACGGCGCGCGCCAAGGGCGTCGGCGATCGCAGCATCATCTTCGTGCACGCGCTCCGCAACTCGATGCTTCCCGTCGTCACGGTCGCGGGCGACCTCGCCGCCGGCCTGGTGAACGGCGCCGTCGTGGTCGAGACGGTGTTCGGCTGGCCCGGCATCGGCAAGCTGATGATCGACGCGATCTTGCAGCGCGACTTCGCGGTGGTGCAGTCGACCATCCTGGTCACGGCGATCGCGATCTTCCTTCTGAACATCGCGATCGACCTCATCTACGCCGTCCTCGATCCCCGCATCCGGTACCAGACGTCATGA
- a CDS encoding ABC transporter permease, whose translation MSTALTDKTELGAAPARGRVRTTLHLLSRDPFALLAAVFLLILLVSVLLGPPLIGDLATKLGLRQRNLAPFSLEHGFAYILGADNLGRSMLARLVVGARNTLGIAAAAVVCSMAIGGVLGLIAGYSSRWYSHLIMRVTDIIMSFPSLLIALIVLFVLGPSVVNVVLVLAITRIPIYLRTTRAEVLELRERVFVSAARAMGASSTQIVLRHIAPLTVPTLITIGAIDFATVILAESALSFLGLGIQPPEFTWGAMVAAGRGYLSSAWWVAFWPGLAILLTTLSLNLLSSWARIAADPQQRWRLEVRRRPAR comes from the coding sequence ATGAGCACCGCCCTGACCGACAAGACCGAGCTCGGCGCGGCTCCGGCGCGCGGCCGCGTGCGCACGACGCTCCACCTGCTCTCCCGCGATCCGTTTGCCCTGCTGGCCGCCGTGTTCCTGCTGATCCTGCTGGTCAGCGTGCTGCTTGGACCGCCTCTGATCGGCGACCTCGCCACCAAGCTCGGCCTGCGCCAGCGCAACCTTGCGCCGTTCTCGCTGGAGCATGGCTTCGCCTACATCCTGGGCGCGGACAATCTCGGCCGATCCATGCTGGCGCGGCTCGTCGTCGGCGCGCGCAACACGTTGGGGATCGCCGCGGCCGCCGTCGTCTGCTCGATGGCGATCGGCGGCGTGCTCGGCCTGATCGCCGGCTATTCCAGCCGCTGGTACAGCCACCTGATCATGCGCGTCACCGACATCATCATGAGCTTCCCGTCGCTCCTGATCGCGCTGATCGTGCTGTTCGTGCTCGGTCCCAGCGTCGTCAACGTCGTGCTCGTGCTCGCGATCACGCGCATCCCGATCTATCTGCGCACGACACGGGCGGAGGTCCTCGAGCTGCGCGAGCGGGTCTTCGTCAGCGCCGCCAGGGCGATGGGGGCAAGCTCGACGCAGATCGTGCTGCGCCACATAGCACCCCTGACCGTGCCGACCCTGATCACGATCGGCGCCATCGACTTCGCGACCGTGATCTTGGCCGAATCGGCGCTCAGCTTCCTCGGTCTCGGCATCCAGCCGCCCGAGTTCACCTGGGGCGCCATGGTCGCCGCCGGACGGGGCTATCTCAGCAGCGCGTGGTGGGTCGCCTTCTGGCCGGGCCTCGCCATCCTGCTGACCACCTTGTCCCTCAACCTGCTCTCGAGCTGGGCGCGCATCGCCGCCGATCCGCAGCAGCGCTGGCGGCTCGAGGTGCGCCGGAGGCCCGCGCGATGA
- a CDS encoding ABC transporter ATP-binding protein, whose amino-acid sequence MSDDRTPVLEMRDLTVDFLSGSGAFRATHEIGFHVHRGETLAILGESGSGKSVSAGAIMGLIDQPPGDIRSGTILFQGRDVAAMSERERRDLNGRKIAMIFQDPLAHLNPVYTIGWQLAEVFRVHGATPKGEMRARVVELLERVGIPDPASRIDQYPHQFSGGQRQRIMIAMAIALHPEVLIADEPTTALDVSVQKQILELLKKLQAEEGMALVLITHDLAVAANMADRVIVMNGGRIVEAGEARSVFGQPQHDYTRKLMAALPHDAGLSSTHRKATAAATDTLLQVRGLTKRYDLKGGLFGKDRSVLAVDGIGFEVAAGETVGIVGESGSGKSTVARMLMRLNEPTSGEALYRGQNVFAMDERALLAYRRKVQMVFQDPYSSMNPRMSVASIIAEPWRIHGDILPKERWRDRIAELLELVHLKREHADRYPHQFSGGQRQRIAIARALACEPELLICDEAVSALDVSIQVQVIDLLADLRDRLGLAYIFITHDLPIVRHFADRLVVMRNGRIVEQAATEDLFNAPKDDYTRTLLNATPTPKWQAASGTRLDVTSAELARP is encoded by the coding sequence ATGAGCGACGACCGCACCCCCGTCCTCGAGATGCGCGACCTGACCGTCGACTTCCTGTCCGGCTCCGGCGCGTTCCGGGCGACCCACGAGATCGGCTTTCACGTCCATCGCGGCGAGACGCTCGCCATCCTGGGCGAAAGCGGCTCGGGAAAGAGCGTGAGCGCCGGCGCGATCATGGGACTGATCGACCAGCCGCCCGGCGACATCCGCTCCGGCACCATCCTGTTCCAGGGCCGGGACGTGGCCGCCATGTCCGAGCGCGAGCGGCGCGACCTGAACGGCCGCAAGATCGCCATGATCTTCCAGGATCCGCTCGCGCATCTGAACCCGGTCTACACGATCGGCTGGCAGCTGGCCGAGGTCTTCCGGGTGCACGGCGCGACGCCGAAGGGGGAGATGCGCGCCCGCGTCGTCGAGCTTCTCGAGCGGGTCGGCATTCCCGATCCGGCCAGCCGGATCGACCAGTACCCGCACCAGTTCTCCGGCGGGCAGCGCCAGCGCATCATGATCGCCATGGCGATCGCGCTGCATCCCGAGGTTCTGATCGCCGACGAGCCGACCACCGCGCTCGACGTCAGCGTGCAGAAGCAGATCCTGGAGCTCCTGAAGAAGCTCCAGGCCGAGGAGGGCATGGCGCTCGTGCTGATCACGCACGACCTCGCGGTTGCGGCCAACATGGCCGATCGCGTGATCGTCATGAACGGCGGCCGCATCGTCGAAGCCGGCGAGGCCCGCTCGGTGTTCGGCCAGCCGCAGCACGACTACACGCGCAAGCTGATGGCGGCGCTGCCGCACGATGCCGGCCTGTCGTCGACCCACCGCAAGGCGACCGCCGCCGCGACGGACACGCTTCTCCAGGTGCGCGGCCTGACCAAGCGCTACGATCTCAAGGGAGGGCTCTTCGGCAAGGACCGCTCGGTGCTTGCGGTCGACGGCATCGGCTTCGAGGTCGCCGCCGGCGAGACCGTCGGCATCGTCGGCGAATCCGGATCGGGCAAGTCGACCGTCGCCCGCATGCTGATGCGCCTGAACGAGCCGACTTCGGGCGAGGCCCTCTATCGCGGCCAGAACGTGTTCGCGATGGACGAGCGCGCCCTGCTCGCCTACAGGCGCAAGGTCCAGATGGTCTTCCAGGACCCGTACAGCTCGATGAACCCGCGCATGAGCGTGGCCTCGATCATAGCCGAGCCCTGGCGCATCCACGGCGACATCCTGCCGAAGGAGCGCTGGCGGGACCGGATCGCGGAGCTGCTGGAGCTCGTCCATCTCAAGCGCGAGCACGCCGACCGCTATCCCCATCAATTCTCCGGCGGGCAGCGCCAGCGCATCGCCATCGCGCGCGCGCTCGCCTGCGAGCCCGAGCTTCTGATCTGCGACGAGGCGGTCTCGGCGCTCGACGTGTCGATCCAGGTGCAGGTCATCGACCTGCTTGCGGATTTGCGCGACCGGCTGGGCCTCGCCTATATCTTCATCACCCATGACCTGCCGATCGTGCGCCATTTCGCCGACCGGCTGGTCGTCATGAGGAACGGACGGATCGTCGAGCAGGCGGCCACGGAAGACCTGTTCAACGCGCCCAAGGACGACTACACGCGGACGCTGCTGAATGCGACGCCCACGCCGAAGTGGCAGGCGGCTTCCGGAACCAGGCTGGATGTCACAAGCGCGGAACTCGCCCGACCATGA
- a CDS encoding DMT family transporter — MSATRTGTASVLIGGLLMAVNAGVGALDTVIVRLASTEVHAFEIAFFRNAFSLLVLLPFLLVRSNLSLRTPYWPVHALRAVLKLAALIAFFLAVTQLPLAVATAIAFTTPVFAAIGSMLFLGEPVRIGRIAGVMAGLCGVLIILRPGAIAFDTGIVLALLAAIGLAGVALLMKLSSGREPADRIVWFNLVLTVPIALIVCLPVWTTPSPFVLGILALQGALGALAQFSFARALSMADASVLMPVDFIRLPLAALFGQFLFAEQPDALVFVGGAVIFASAIVLLHQERRPAIVLPTAEGKS; from the coding sequence ATGAGCGCCACCCGCACGGGGACGGCATCCGTCCTCATCGGTGGGCTGCTGATGGCGGTGAATGCCGGGGTCGGCGCGCTGGACACCGTCATCGTGCGGCTGGCATCGACGGAGGTGCACGCCTTCGAGATCGCCTTCTTCCGCAACGCCTTCAGCCTCCTCGTCCTGCTGCCCTTTCTGCTCGTCCGGTCGAATCTCTCGCTGCGCACGCCCTACTGGCCGGTCCACGCACTGCGCGCGGTGCTGAAGCTTGCGGCCCTGATCGCGTTCTTCCTGGCCGTCACGCAGCTTCCGCTCGCGGTTGCGACCGCGATCGCCTTCACGACGCCGGTGTTCGCGGCGATCGGCTCGATGCTGTTCCTGGGCGAGCCCGTCCGGATCGGGCGGATCGCGGGCGTCATGGCCGGCCTGTGCGGTGTGCTGATCATCCTGCGCCCCGGAGCGATCGCGTTCGACACGGGCATCGTGCTGGCCTTGCTGGCCGCGATCGGCCTGGCCGGCGTCGCCCTGCTGATGAAGCTGTCGTCCGGCCGGGAGCCGGCCGACCGGATCGTGTGGTTCAACCTCGTCCTCACGGTACCGATCGCGCTGATCGTCTGCCTGCCGGTCTGGACCACGCCCTCGCCCTTCGTCCTCGGCATTCTCGCCCTTCAGGGCGCGCTGGGCGCGCTCGCCCAGTTCTCGTTCGCGCGCGCCCTGTCGATGGCGGACGCCTCGGTGCTGATGCCGGTCGACTTCATCCGCCTGCCGCTTGCCGCCCTGTTCGGCCAGTTCCTGTTCGCGGAGCAGCCCGATGCCCTGGTGTTCGTCGGCGGCGCCGTGATCTTCGCGTCGGCCATCGTCCTGCTGCACCAGGAGCGGCGCCCCGCGATCGTTCTGCCGACAGCCGAAGGCAAATCGTAG